Proteins encoded together in one Streptomyces sp. NA04227 window:
- a CDS encoding PAS domain-containing protein codes for MSSRPSRGAARLAAILDALPDALVLVNANGTVVNANSVALETFETPGCALVGRGLLDLLPVFDSRLIPGSMRRPASLDAAGRTKPNRMTARRTDGSEFPVEVTSANLENGKEAYDGYAYSGDELLMVVVRDLSGTVDTEAELARSQRQTEMILRAAAEGVVGTDTEGRVVLVNPAVAQILGYRASDLGGHLLHPLVLHSRADGEPFPYDESPLADTLRSGRKHRVRGQVMWAKSGDPVPVDLTTSPVRDGDQLVGAVLTFTDRRAFDKLAAAKKAQAEKYESTLATLREEHTTTLTTLREEHEAALAALREEHSAELARLTEEHDEQLAGEKDRYAALAEREQDRYEALDARHDQLMEMLGGSLRGPLDELRRELGKLAADDAGQLWPEANQVLHYLSAGYARITTLVDNVLGYQRLDAGTDDLNRRTVLLDAVVTAGVEGAVELIGPGRAQFAVHAPPIEAEVDPERLATALAHLVADVAGVDATGNAPVAASGYMDSTIVVAAAQRGEVVRIEVRGPYAGGNPVHEPIVRGVVRAHGGVLQTHEVPGMSGRAFVLEVPIGAGAGAVGQGEGEQADQGGTRGGAAGPGAGSAASGASGASGSAASGEFGASGEFDGAREFEGSGEFEGFEGPSETGEFGAPGGVGTDGSGVDGAGPGTDGAGAASGATAGGGRRRARRSSVDAFLDSGLPGRGARPDTQTDTQTDTPSHEQTGNSASGGGTSGSGVSASGSGAGGTEGAGAGAGGTDGAGAAQAGTGRRRRRKAEGAGAAPDAQVSGGDREATAGGAGDTSASGDANGTNGTNGGAGTGAEVPAARGTGRRRGRPSPAEGAVTASGESAPGQRLGDTVPPQGVPAPTGRRARREGNAPALPAAPSPSTAQSGQPGQPGASAPAARNALGAGPGASVPSGAPVPPGAPNSRQPGNLQNPGGSQQLPGGPAAPGLPSTPGVPAARSGHGAVEASGPGRHGGVPGQGAGAQGQVGRGGVPAQGRGTNRPQDGSRDDARDGSQDRPQNGPHGGLGQPVPAAGLAGVRRPGAGPAGPGGAGAAALPGARALPGAAALAAAHGTLGAPGLPSGTGSSAGTGGPSGTGMPGPEGEGVQQPAGRRRRALAAAAERSSAQEAAGGRVFALPPAEADRSPEDRGGPQGHGQAWGHANDAGQHTMLLTDGPDDFTPPQAHPSPAPTGRRRGRSAAAAEQGAPATDGLGTPGQAGAVEGRGREAGAQSQGQGHPMESARSMDAARPIEAPGRPPGVRRPGTTAQPLPEAAPVPAPGPGNGTPAGALPAQAYHAAQATQASGRARPQLPAPGAPGGPVPGIRDPRIATPDGPNTPNPAQAPDAPDAAHAAGSPHTQGGQPAPGPWGGTAPATDPRTANPAQGTPGTPSHGTPTGPTSHTSGSGRSLAQPLPAEAGATGDTGGVPLGQPAPDPDSTQGRAISVRTLGQGVPFGRRIAEQQRSGALPQPRTTGRTAQALPAAAPQPGTGPHTGQTPVPPRPAASASTGQPGPGQPAPGQTGAGQAGAGQATPSQGTPVQASGGQTQGGPGGPGSGGQQSTSGRRRKLGTPGERGGSGDTGARRQPLGGNGNGTALARPAASEGGGRSYAIGAPDENADEGPEPLDGPGGAVEIAERPQRQHLDDELPPEPLDNPRRLLVWPAPDMGTQQALSDRGYRPVTVNSRAEVDAQIAAFPAALFVDPLTGPITRTALQSLRQAAVAAEVPVLVTAGLGQASREAAYGADPAVLLKALAPRDSEQHPPRVLLIERHEEIALALTATLERRGMQVTCAPDDQEAVRLATQIRPNLVVMDLMGVHRDQAGIVDWLRANGQLNRTPLVVYTAAVDHQDLPRLAAGETVLFLAERSTSPEVQSHIVDLLTRIGTNAPQG; via the coding sequence GTGAGCAGCAGGCCATCCCGAGGCGCTGCTCGCCTCGCTGCGATACTCGATGCGCTGCCGGACGCACTGGTGCTGGTCAACGCCAACGGCACCGTCGTCAACGCCAACAGCGTCGCCCTGGAGACCTTCGAGACCCCCGGCTGCGCGCTCGTCGGGCGCGGACTGCTCGATCTGCTGCCCGTCTTCGACTCCCGTCTGATCCCCGGCTCGATGCGCAGGCCCGCCTCCCTCGACGCCGCCGGGCGCACCAAACCGAACCGGATGACCGCCCGCCGCACCGACGGCAGCGAGTTCCCGGTCGAGGTCACTAGCGCGAATCTGGAGAACGGCAAGGAGGCGTACGACGGTTACGCCTACTCCGGCGACGAACTGCTGATGGTCGTCGTGCGCGACCTCAGCGGCACCGTCGACACCGAGGCCGAACTGGCCCGTTCGCAGCGGCAGACGGAGATGATCCTGCGCGCCGCGGCCGAGGGCGTCGTGGGCACCGACACCGAGGGCCGGGTGGTCCTGGTCAACCCGGCCGTGGCCCAGATCCTCGGCTACCGGGCCAGCGACCTCGGCGGCCATCTGCTGCACCCGCTCGTCCTGCACTCGCGGGCCGACGGCGAGCCCTTCCCGTACGACGAGTCGCCGCTCGCCGACACCCTGCGCTCCGGGCGCAAGCACCGGGTGCGCGGACAGGTCATGTGGGCCAAGAGCGGCGATCCGGTGCCGGTGGACCTGACGACCTCGCCGGTACGGGACGGCGATCAGCTGGTCGGCGCGGTGCTGACGTTCACCGACCGGCGGGCGTTCGACAAGCTCGCCGCGGCGAAGAAGGCCCAGGCCGAGAAGTACGAGAGCACCCTCGCCACCCTGCGCGAGGAGCACACCACCACCCTGACGACGCTGCGCGAGGAGCACGAGGCCGCCCTGGCCGCGCTGCGCGAGGAGCACTCCGCCGAGCTGGCGCGGCTGACCGAGGAGCACGACGAGCAGCTCGCGGGCGAGAAGGACCGGTACGCGGCGCTCGCCGAGCGCGAACAGGACCGGTACGAGGCCCTGGACGCGCGGCACGACCAGCTCATGGAGATGCTCGGCGGCTCACTGCGCGGCCCGCTCGACGAACTCCGCCGCGAGCTGGGCAAGCTCGCCGCCGACGACGCGGGCCAGCTCTGGCCCGAGGCCAACCAGGTCCTGCACTACCTGTCCGCCGGTTACGCCCGTATCACCACACTCGTCGACAACGTCCTCGGCTACCAGCGCCTCGACGCCGGTACGGACGACCTGAACCGCCGCACCGTCCTGCTCGACGCGGTGGTCACCGCCGGTGTCGAGGGCGCCGTCGAACTGATCGGCCCCGGCCGCGCCCAGTTCGCCGTACACGCCCCGCCCATCGAGGCCGAGGTCGACCCGGAACGCCTCGCCACCGCGCTCGCGCACCTCGTCGCCGACGTCGCCGGGGTCGACGCGACCGGCAACGCCCCCGTGGCGGCCAGCGGTTACATGGACTCGACGATCGTCGTGGCCGCCGCGCAGCGCGGCGAGGTCGTACGGATCGAGGTACGCGGCCCCTACGCGGGCGGCAACCCGGTCCACGAGCCCATCGTGCGCGGCGTGGTACGCGCCCACGGCGGCGTGCTCCAGACCCACGAGGTGCCCGGCATGAGCGGCCGCGCGTTCGTCCTGGAGGTGCCGATCGGCGCCGGGGCGGGGGCCGTGGGGCAGGGAGAGGGCGAGCAGGCCGACCAAGGCGGCACCCGGGGCGGGGCTGCCGGGCCGGGTGCGGGATCCGCTGCTTCGGGGGCTTCGGGGGCGTCGGGATCGGCTGCTTCAGGGGAGTTCGGAGCGTCTGGAGAGTTCGACGGGGCCAGGGAGTTCGAAGGGTCCGGGGAGTTCGAAGGGTTTGAAGGACCTTCGGAGACCGGGGAGTTCGGGGCGCCTGGTGGTGTCGGTACGGATGGATCCGGCGTGGACGGGGCCGGACCCGGCACGGACGGGGCCGGTGCGGCCTCCGGCGCGACGGCCGGGGGTGGGCGCAGGCGGGCCAGGCGGTCCTCGGTGGACGCGTTCCTGGACAGCGGGCTCCCGGGGCGTGGCGCGCGGCCGGACACGCAGACGGACACACAGACAGACACGCCGAGCCACGAGCAGACCGGCAACTCGGCTTCCGGAGGCGGTACTTCGGGCTCCGGCGTGAGCGCCTCGGGCTCCGGCGCGGGCGGTACCGAGGGTGCCGGTGCGGGCGCCGGTGGTACGGACGGTGCCGGTGCGGCGCAGGCCGGGACCGGGCGGCGTCGTCGACGCAAGGCGGAGGGCGCCGGTGCGGCGCCGGACGCGCAGGTCTCCGGGGGCGATCGCGAGGCGACGGCCGGGGGCGCGGGCGACACGAGCGCTTCGGGCGATGCGAACGGTACGAACGGTACGAACGGTGGTGCCGGTACGGGCGCCGAGGTGCCCGCCGCGCGCGGTACCGGCCGCAGGCGCGGCAGGCCGAGCCCGGCCGAGGGCGCCGTGACGGCTTCCGGTGAGTCGGCGCCCGGCCAGCGGCTCGGTGACACGGTGCCGCCGCAGGGCGTACCGGCTCCCACCGGCCGCCGCGCCCGACGCGAGGGCAACGCCCCGGCACTCCCGGCGGCTCCCTCTCCTTCCACGGCTCAGTCGGGTCAGCCGGGGCAGCCCGGTGCGAGTGCTCCAGCGGCGCGCAATGCCCTGGGCGCGGGGCCCGGTGCTTCCGTACCGTCCGGTGCTCCCGTTCCGCCGGGTGCGCCGAACAGTCGGCAACCGGGGAACCTTCAGAACCCCGGGGGTTCTCAGCAGCTTCCTGGAGGCCCCGCGGCTCCCGGACTCCCGTCAACTCCCGGTGTTCCGGCGGCCCGTAGCGGCCACGGAGCCGTGGAGGCTTCCGGTCCCGGCCGCCATGGCGGGGTGCCCGGTCAGGGTGCGGGTGCCCAGGGTCAGGTCGGCCGGGGCGGCGTCCCCGCGCAGGGCCGTGGCACGAACCGACCTCAGGACGGATCTCGGGACGACGCTCGGGACGGATCTCAGGACCGCCCTCAGAACGGACCGCACGGTGGGCTCGGGCAGCCGGTGCCCGCCGCGGGCCTCGCGGGTGTGCGTCGGCCCGGCGCCGGACCGGCGGGGCCGGGCGGGGCGGGTGCCGCCGCGCTTCCCGGTGCCCGGGCTCTTCCGGGTGCCGCCGCGCTCGCGGCCGCTCACGGGACCCTTGGGGCTCCTGGTCTGCCCAGTGGTACGGGCAGTTCGGCGGGTACGGGTGGTCCGTCCGGTACGGGCATGCCGGGTCCCGAGGGTGAGGGCGTGCAGCAGCCTGCCGGGCGCCGTCGGCGTGCGCTGGCGGCCGCGGCCGAGCGGTCCTCGGCGCAGGAGGCGGCGGGCGGACGGGTGTTCGCGCTGCCGCCCGCCGAGGCGGACCGTTCCCCGGAGGACCGGGGCGGCCCGCAGGGGCACGGACAGGCTTGGGGCCACGCCAACGACGCGGGCCAGCACACCATGCTGCTCACGGACGGCCCCGACGACTTCACCCCGCCGCAGGCCCACCCCAGTCCGGCACCCACCGGCCGCCGCCGTGGCCGCTCCGCCGCTGCCGCCGAGCAGGGCGCACCGGCCACCGACGGACTCGGAACTCCCGGTCAGGCAGGGGCGGTTGAGGGTCGCGGGCGGGAGGCCGGGGCCCAGAGCCAGGGCCAGGGCCATCCCATGGAATCCGCACGGTCGATGGATGCCGCACGGCCGATCGAGGCTCCCGGGCGGCCGCCCGGTGTCCGGCGTCCCGGTACGACGGCTCAGCCGTTGCCGGAGGCCGCGCCCGTCCCGGCACCCGGGCCCGGCAACGGGACACCGGCCGGTGCCCTCCCCGCTCAGGCGTATCACGCCGCTCAGGCCACTCAGGCTTCCGGCCGCGCCCGGCCTCAGCTGCCTGCGCCCGGTGCGCCCGGCGGCCCCGTGCCCGGGATCCGCGATCCCAGGATCGCCACCCCGGACGGCCCGAACACCCCGAACCCCGCGCAGGCTCCGGACGCCCCGGATGCCGCCCACGCTGCGGGCTCTCCGCACACCCAGGGCGGCCAGCCCGCCCCGGGCCCCTGGGGCGGTACGGCTCCCGCCACGGATCCGCGGACGGCAAATCCCGCGCAGGGCACGCCGGGTACCCCGTCGCACGGCACCCCGACCGGGCCGACCTCGCACACCTCGGGCTCGGGCCGCTCCCTCGCCCAACCGCTCCCGGCCGAGGCGGGCGCCACCGGCGACACCGGCGGCGTACCCCTCGGGCAGCCCGCGCCCGACCCCGACTCCACACAGGGGCGCGCCATCAGCGTGCGCACCCTCGGACAGGGCGTGCCCTTCGGCCGCCGTATCGCCGAGCAGCAGCGCTCGGGCGCCCTGCCGCAGCCGCGTACCACAGGACGTACCGCCCAGGCCCTGCCCGCCGCCGCACCCCAGCCCGGCACCGGCCCGCACACCGGCCAGACCCCGGTACCGCCCCGCCCCGCAGCCTCCGCGTCCACCGGACAGCCCGGACCCGGACAGCCCGCCCCGGGCCAGACCGGAGCCGGACAGGCCGGAGCCGGACAAGCCACCCCAAGCCAGGGGACCCCGGTCCAGGCCTCCGGCGGCCAGACGCAAGGCGGCCCAGGCGGCCCAGGCTCCGGCGGACAGCAGTCCACCAGCGGACGGCGGCGGAAGCTCGGGACGCCCGGCGAGCGCGGTGGTTCCGGTGACACGGGTGCGCGGCGGCAGCCGCTCGGCGGGAACGGGAACGGGACGGCGTTGGCGCGTCCCGCCGCGTCCGAGGGCGGTGGCCGCTCGTACGCGATCGGCGCGCCGGACGAGAACGCCGACGAGGGCCCGGAGCCGCTGGACGGCCCCGGCGGCGCCGTCGAGATCGCCGAGCGCCCCCAACGCCAGCACCTGGACGACGAGTTGCCGCCCGAGCCGCTGGACAACCCCCGTCGGCTGCTGGTCTGGCCCGCGCCCGACATGGGGACCCAGCAGGCGCTGAGCGACCGTGGCTACCGGCCCGTCACCGTGAACTCGCGTGCCGAGGTCGACGCCCAGATCGCCGCCTTCCCCGCGGCCCTCTTCGTCGACCCGCTCACCGGCCCCATTACCCGGACCGCCCTCCAGTCGCTGCGCCAGGCCGCGGTGGCCGCCGAGGTGCCGGTCCTGGTGACGGCGGGACTCGGCCAGGCCAGCCGCGAGGCCGCGTACGGCGCCGACCCCGCCGTACTCCTCAAGGCCCTCGCACCGCGCGACAGCGAACAGCACCCGCCGCGTGTGCTGTTGATCGAGCGGCACGAGGAGATCGCGCTCGCGCTCACCGCCACCCTGGAGCGGCGCGGCATGCAGGTCACGTGCGCGCCGGACGACCAGGAAGCGGTACGTCTGGCCACCCAGATCCGGCCCAACCTGGTGGTGATGGACCTCATGGGCGTCCACCGCGACCAGGCGGGAATCGTCGACTGGCTGCGCGCCAACGGGCAGTTGAACCGCACCCCGCTGGTCGTCTACACCGCCGCCGTCGACCACCAGGACCTCCCGCGCCTCGCCGCGGGTGAGACGGTGCTCTTCCTCGCCGAGCGTTCGACCAGCCCGGAGGTACAGAGCCACATCGTCGACCTGCTGACCCGGATCGGGACCAACGCGCCTCAGGGTTGA
- a CDS encoding SSI family serine proteinase inhibitor codes for MLRRLALSASFGLLVLAAAPVAAHAESLLPLPLDPSPIAAPDRLKVTVTEADSSLNGTYQLNCNPASGNHPKARQACERLAELEAERGYAFAESEQRKGRRAAQGKPGPGGERAAQAPMCTMQYGGPAKARITGTWHNHPVDVTYDRRDGCAISEWNEMVPVIPVIGGRGDDRPVDHTAGAHR; via the coding sequence ATGCTGCGCCGCCTCGCCCTCTCCGCCTCCTTCGGCCTGCTCGTCCTCGCCGCCGCACCCGTCGCCGCGCACGCCGAATCGCTGCTGCCACTGCCGCTGGACCCGTCCCCGATCGCCGCCCCGGACCGGCTGAAAGTCACCGTGACCGAGGCCGACAGCTCGCTCAACGGGACGTACCAGCTGAACTGCAATCCGGCGAGCGGCAACCACCCCAAGGCGCGGCAGGCGTGCGAGCGGCTGGCCGAGCTGGAGGCCGAGCGCGGTTACGCGTTCGCCGAGAGCGAGCAGCGAAAGGGACGCCGCGCGGCGCAGGGCAAGCCCGGCCCCGGCGGGGAGCGGGCGGCGCAGGCGCCGATGTGCACCATGCAGTACGGCGGACCGGCCAAGGCGCGGATCACCGGTACCTGGCACAACCACCCCGTGGACGTCACGTACGACCGTCGCGACGGCTGTGCCATCTCGGAGTGGAACGAGATGGTCCCGGTCATCCCCGTCATCGGCGGCCGTGGCGACGACCGCCCGGTCGACCACACCGCCGGGGCCCACCGCTGA
- a CDS encoding RICIN domain-containing protein has translation MRLVIPSLAAGAVAFALAGAAPAGAYPAADSVTRISSWRSGVNYCLDASADGGVNAHRCSTANGYMKWKWIHKEGFVRLQNQETGQCLAQSGGSLATIRCDSDGYDHVWRARDRDEGRVSINNVRSNYYLGLNGRGDPFLYSIQDSLADKWDTPAVA, from the coding sequence TTGCGCCTGGTCATCCCCTCGCTCGCCGCCGGTGCCGTCGCCTTCGCGCTCGCGGGCGCTGCCCCCGCGGGGGCCTATCCGGCCGCCGACTCTGTCACCCGGATCTCCTCATGGAGAAGCGGTGTGAACTACTGCCTGGACGCATCCGCTGACGGTGGCGTGAACGCGCATCGGTGTTCGACAGCCAATGGATACATGAAATGGAAGTGGATCCACAAGGAGGGCTTCGTCCGCCTGCAGAACCAGGAAACCGGTCAGTGCCTGGCCCAGAGCGGTGGCAGCCTCGCCACCATCAGGTGCGACTCGGACGGCTATGACCACGTCTGGCGCGCACGGGACCGCGACGAGGGTCGCGTCTCCATCAACAACGTGCGCAGCAACTATTACCTCGGGCTGAATGGCCGCGGGGATCCCTTTTTGTACTCGATTCAGGACTCCCTCGCGGATAAGTGGGACACTCCAGCCGTCGCCTAG
- a CDS encoding TOPRIM nucleotidyl transferase/hydrolase domain-containing protein: MADMGEFREAVVAWAAGGSGERARELAGRVAVRAAVLLEGPSDVAAVDALAERRGRNLAAEGVCVLPMGGAMSVARFAGLLGPSGLGIRLTGLCDERERPYYARGLERASAGQEFFVCAADLEDELIRALGVTRVAELVRAEGEVRPLETFLRQPAQQGRSSQQQLRRFFGTKKGRKIHYGRVLVEALEPDRVPAPLDDLFACI; the protein is encoded by the coding sequence ATGGCTGACATGGGGGAGTTCCGGGAGGCGGTCGTCGCGTGGGCCGCCGGGGGGTCCGGTGAGCGGGCGCGGGAGCTGGCCGGGCGGGTGGCGGTGCGGGCGGCTGTGCTGCTCGAAGGGCCGAGCGATGTGGCGGCGGTGGACGCGCTCGCCGAGCGGCGTGGCCGGAATCTCGCGGCCGAGGGGGTCTGTGTCCTGCCGATGGGCGGTGCCATGAGCGTCGCGCGCTTCGCCGGGCTGCTCGGGCCGTCCGGCCTGGGCATCCGTCTCACCGGGCTGTGCGACGAGCGGGAGCGTCCGTACTACGCGCGCGGTCTCGAACGGGCCAGTGCGGGACAGGAGTTCTTCGTTTGCGCCGCGGATCTGGAGGACGAACTCATCCGTGCCCTCGGCGTGACGCGGGTGGCCGAACTCGTCCGCGCGGAGGGCGAGGTACGCCCCCTGGAGACCTTCCTGCGCCAGCCCGCACAACAGGGCCGCAGCTCACAACAGCAGCTTCGGCGCTTCTTCGGCACGAAGAAGGGACGCAAGATCCATTACGGTCGCGTCCTTGTCGAGGCACTCGAACCCGACCGGGTACCGGCGCCGCTCGACGATCTCTTCGCCTGCATCTGA
- a CDS encoding DUF2797 domain-containing protein, whose translation MAWWCTGMRWRERGGGSGTGGPVLGWYAPGRADRESAPLLGERLAFRVAAGRRCLGVWRGGRWTPCPEEVAVPGTVTRAQCGDCARIDRAHSVAADTYADDPRPYHVYLAWFGPGLLKVGITGAARGSARLLEQGAVAFTWLGAGPLMAARRAEELLRAALRVPDRIPYAQKRAVRGLLPGPEERATELGTLHARARALPAWPESLAPLPCQVVDHEQEFGLGALPAAGTPGVVGELVVGGTVAGRLIAAAGPDLYLAQKDARRVVIVDSRLLAGWQLVRAPEAAGTTVPVRPLAVVQGGLF comes from the coding sequence ATGGCCTGGTGGTGTACGGGGATGAGGTGGCGGGAGCGGGGCGGAGGGAGTGGGACGGGCGGGCCCGTGCTCGGGTGGTACGCGCCCGGGCGTGCGGACCGGGAGAGTGCGCCCTTGTTGGGGGAGCGGCTGGCTTTTCGGGTGGCGGCGGGCAGGCGGTGCCTCGGTGTGTGGCGGGGCGGGCGGTGGACGCCGTGTCCGGAGGAGGTGGCGGTGCCGGGTACGGTCACGCGCGCGCAGTGTGGCGACTGTGCGCGGATCGACCGCGCCCACTCGGTGGCCGCCGACACCTACGCCGACGACCCGCGCCCGTACCACGTCTACCTCGCCTGGTTCGGTCCCGGTCTGCTGAAGGTCGGCATCACCGGCGCCGCGCGAGGCTCGGCACGACTGCTCGAACAGGGCGCCGTCGCCTTCACCTGGCTCGGCGCCGGGCCACTCATGGCCGCCCGGCGCGCGGAGGAACTGCTGCGTGCCGCGCTCCGGGTGCCCGACCGGATCCCGTACGCCCAGAAGCGCGCCGTCCGCGGTCTGCTGCCCGGGCCGGAGGAACGCGCCACGGAGCTCGGCACCTTGCACGCGCGCGCCCGCGCACTGCCCGCCTGGCCCGAGTCTTTGGCGCCGCTGCCCTGCCAAGTCGTCGACCATGAGCAGGAGTTCGGGCTTGGTGCGCTGCCCGCGGCCGGTACGCCCGGCGTGGTCGGTGAGCTGGTCGTCGGAGGCACCGTCGCGGGGCGCCTGATCGCCGCCGCCGGTCCCGACCTGTATCTCGCTCAGAAGGATGCGCGGCGGGTAGTGATCGTCGACAGCCGGTTGCTGGCGGGGTGGCAGCTGGTGAGGGCGCCGGAGGCGGCGGGGACGACCGTGCCGGTGCGGCCGTTGGCCGTGGTGCAAGGGGGACTGTTCTGA
- a CDS encoding endonuclease/exonuclease/phosphatase family protein, translated as MSVSALASLAAAASLLAPLASPATAATRAATARTATNTSDGTPPSPVREQSAAWDSVPLRVATYNIHAGAGADSVFDVDRQEAALRALDADVIGLQEVDVHWGARSQWRDLATELAERLGMHVYFAPIYSFDPPSEGAPRREYGPAVLSRYRFTETVNHDITRLSTQDPNPVPAPAPGFPEVVVRVRGLPVHIYSTHLDYRPDPAVRTAQVADTRRILAEDCDRHGRCPRQILLGDFNAEPGAAELAPLWQELTDADPAAPTFPAAAPVKRIDYVTVGEGVRVLNSEVVNTLASDHLPIVADLRLRRKP; from the coding sequence GTGTCCGTCTCGGCGCTCGCCTCCCTCGCGGCCGCCGCCTCGCTCCTGGCCCCGCTGGCGTCACCGGCGACGGCGGCGACGAGGGCGGCGACGGCGAGGACGGCAACGAACACGTCCGACGGAACGCCACCGTCGCCCGTACGCGAGCAGTCGGCGGCCTGGGACTCCGTGCCGCTGCGTGTCGCCACGTACAACATCCACGCGGGCGCGGGCGCGGACAGTGTCTTCGACGTGGACCGGCAGGAGGCGGCGCTGCGCGCACTCGACGCGGACGTGATCGGCCTCCAGGAGGTGGACGTCCACTGGGGCGCCCGCAGCCAGTGGCGCGACCTCGCGACCGAGCTGGCCGAACGGCTCGGTATGCACGTCTACTTCGCGCCCATATACAGCTTCGACCCGCCGTCCGAGGGCGCCCCGCGACGGGAGTACGGCCCGGCGGTGCTCTCGCGGTACCGGTTCACCGAGACCGTGAACCACGACATCACCCGGCTGTCCACGCAGGACCCGAACCCCGTGCCCGCCCCGGCGCCGGGCTTCCCCGAGGTCGTCGTACGGGTGCGCGGCCTGCCGGTGCACATCTACTCCACGCACCTCGACTACCGCCCCGACCCCGCCGTACGCACCGCCCAGGTCGCCGACACCCGGCGCATCCTCGCCGAGGACTGCGACCGGCACGGCCGCTGCCCCCGCCAGATCCTGCTCGGCGACTTCAACGCGGAACCCGGCGCCGCCGAACTCGCCCCGCTCTGGCAGGAGTTGACGGACGCCGACCCCGCCGCGCCGACGTTCCCGGCAGCCGCTCCGGTCAAGCGGATCGACTACGTGACGGTCGGCGAGGGCGTACGAGTCCTGAACTCCGAGGTGGTGAACACCCTGGCCTCCGACCACCTCCCGATCGTGGCGGACCTGCGCCTGCGCCGGAAGCCGTGA
- a CDS encoding TetR/AcrR family transcriptional regulator produces the protein MVKAAEGTRRPARSSVWLERSAARGATDRRSDQPSGLDRARITAATVRLLDAEGLAKFSMRRLAAELHVTAMSVYWYVDTKDDLLELALDAVYGEMTLPVGELGTEDWRDQLRALAAEYRSLHVRHPWVSPLTGNYLNIGPRAREFSHAVQRVVRGTGLGPQGQMGAISAVFQFVYGFGTIEGQFIRRCANAGVSQDDYLCEALRGVNTDPELADSLKQATGLIEAGGAESVEEMRERDFRWALDLLISGIEVAVGAESIPPPRS, from the coding sequence ATGGTGAAGGCAGCCGAAGGAACCCGCCGTCCCGCGCGCAGCAGTGTCTGGCTGGAGCGGTCGGCGGCGCGTGGCGCGACGGACCGGCGCAGTGATCAGCCGAGCGGTCTGGACCGTGCGCGGATCACGGCGGCGACCGTGCGGCTGCTCGACGCCGAGGGGCTCGCCAAGTTCTCCATGCGGCGGCTGGCAGCCGAACTCCACGTCACCGCCATGTCGGTGTACTGGTACGTGGACACCAAGGACGACCTGCTCGAACTCGCACTGGACGCCGTCTACGGTGAAATGACCCTGCCCGTCGGGGAATTGGGCACCGAGGACTGGCGGGACCAGTTGCGCGCGCTGGCCGCCGAGTACCGCTCGCTCCACGTACGCCACCCGTGGGTTTCCCCGCTCACCGGCAACTATCTCAACATCGGCCCCCGGGCACGGGAGTTCTCGCACGCCGTACAGCGGGTGGTGCGCGGCACCGGGCTCGGGCCCCAGGGGCAGATGGGGGCGATCTCGGCGGTCTTCCAGTTCGTGTACGGATTCGGCACCATCGAGGGGCAGTTCATCCGGCGCTGCGCCAACGCCGGTGTCAGCCAGGACGATTACCTGTGCGAGGCGCTCCGGGGCGTCAACACCGACCCCGAACTCGCCGACTCCCTCAAGCAGGCCACCGGCCTCATCGAGGCGGGCGGCGCCGAGAGTGTCGAGGAGATGCGCGAACGCGATTTCCGCTGGGCACTCGACCTGCTGATCTCGGGCATCGAGGTCGCGGTCGGCGCCGAGTCGATTCCCCCGCCCAGGAGTTGA